A genomic segment from Paraburkholderia hayleyella encodes:
- the pxpB gene encoding 5-oxoprolinase subunit PxpB, with protein sequence MIQPHIYLLGDSALVCDIPTPATLERQRQIWTMAQAAYTWPHVLDVVPGMNNLTLIFDPLQADSAMLATQLHTAWHAAGKAPKAVSGREIEVPVHYGGPFGPDLEDIAEHTGLSASEVIARHTQVEYTVFFVGFQPGFAYLGGLDPILHAPLRTQPRTMIAAGSVGIGGKQTGIYPATASSRWQLIGHTPLTLFNSSLTPAARLQFGDRVRFTCAGATP encoded by the coding sequence ATGATCCAGCCACATATTTACCTCCTCGGAGATTCCGCACTGGTCTGCGACATACCCACACCCGCGACGCTTGAGCGTCAGCGGCAAATCTGGACCATGGCCCAGGCTGCCTATACCTGGCCGCATGTCCTCGACGTGGTACCGGGAATGAATAACCTGACGCTGATCTTCGATCCGCTGCAAGCCGACAGTGCCATGCTCGCCACTCAATTGCACACCGCCTGGCATGCCGCCGGCAAAGCGCCCAAGGCCGTGTCGGGGCGTGAAATCGAAGTTCCCGTGCACTACGGTGGCCCATTCGGCCCCGATCTGGAGGATATCGCCGAACACACCGGGCTCAGCGCCAGCGAAGTCATCGCGCGCCATACCCAGGTGGAATACACCGTCTTTTTCGTCGGTTTTCAGCCGGGCTTCGCTTATCTGGGCGGGCTGGATCCCATCCTGCACGCCCCCTTGCGCACCCAACCCCGGACCATGATCGCAGCGGGTTCGGTCGGTATCGGCGGGAAACAAACAGGCATCTATCCAGCGACCGCTTCTAGTCGCTGGCAGTTGATCGGTCACACTCCCCTCACGCTGTTCAACTCCTCCCTTACCCCCGCCGCGCGGCTCCAGTTTGGCGACCGTGTGCGCTTTACCTGCGCCGGAGCCACCCCATGA
- a CDS encoding biotin-dependent carboxyltransferase family protein, which yields MIDVKRAGILTTIQDQGRHGKRHQGIAPGGALDMLALEVGNRLVGNPPTAAGLEIVIGPVVLRFLRATRIALSGAEFGATLDGQPVFTWWSQPVRAGQELVLPAARDGARCYLCVAGGIDVLPVLGSRSTDLTAGFGGLGGRALRDGDRLPVGVSTLQASGGALSPDAPAFGIKAPAWCSFARQRETLRPIWSAVAGSTSALEIRILACPEYRHFAREARQALGTTEWCVNIHSNRMGYRLEGNALQYDAPRDLLAHAVLPGTIQVPPNGQPIILMSDAQTMGEYPKIGVVIRADIWKLAQVRLNQTIRFVLTTSGDALDALRDMQRYLRQIDATIAHQTQRTMPCKARVTSDAPQYPRHTRMTGH from the coding sequence ATGATCGATGTGAAACGCGCAGGCATTCTGACTACGATCCAAGACCAGGGACGGCACGGCAAGCGTCATCAGGGCATAGCTCCTGGCGGCGCACTCGATATGCTGGCGCTTGAGGTGGGCAATCGTCTCGTCGGCAACCCGCCCACAGCAGCCGGGCTGGAAATCGTCATCGGCCCCGTTGTGCTGCGTTTTTTGCGCGCCACGCGCATTGCGTTAAGCGGTGCGGAGTTCGGCGCGACGCTCGATGGCCAGCCCGTGTTCACCTGGTGGAGCCAACCAGTGCGGGCAGGACAGGAACTGGTGTTGCCCGCAGCCCGCGACGGTGCGCGCTGCTATCTGTGCGTGGCGGGCGGAATCGACGTGTTGCCGGTGCTCGGCTCACGCAGCACCGATCTGACAGCGGGTTTTGGCGGTTTGGGCGGCCGGGCGCTACGTGATGGCGACCGGCTACCGGTCGGCGTGTCCACGTTGCAAGCGAGCGGTGGCGCCTTAAGCCCGGATGCCCCTGCCTTCGGCATCAAGGCCCCGGCCTGGTGCAGCTTCGCGCGTCAGCGAGAAACGTTGCGCCCGATCTGGTCAGCCGTGGCGGGCAGCACCTCAGCGCTGGAGATTCGCATACTGGCCTGTCCGGAATACCGCCACTTCGCGCGTGAAGCAAGGCAGGCATTGGGCACCACCGAATGGTGCGTGAACATCCATAGCAACCGCATGGGCTACCGCCTCGAAGGCAACGCGCTCCAGTATGACGCTCCGCGCGACCTTCTCGCGCACGCGGTGTTGCCCGGCACGATCCAGGTGCCACCGAATGGCCAACCCATCATCCTGATGAGCGATGCGCAAACCATGGGGGAATATCCAAAGATTGGCGTGGTGATTCGCGCGGACATCTGGAAGCTCGCCCAGGTGCGGCTCAACCAGACAATCCGCTTCGTCCTCACGACCTCCGGCGATGCGCTGGACGCATTACGCGACATGCAGCGTTATTTACGCCAGATCGACGCGACAATCGCCCATCAGACACAGCGCACCATGCCGTGCAAGGCGCGCGTGACATCCGATGCGCCTCAGTACCCTCGCCACACCCGCATGACAGGGCACTGA
- a CDS encoding tetratricopeptide repeat protein, whose product MPSNHPTSGIAPDTSAPTLLTAALEAHRNGQLTQAETLYQQTLAQAPQQADALHYYGVLQYQRGAYQAAAALLDQALAINPHAAECINNRGLIAAALGDPKAALQAYQTAAMLRPDYTDAWFNLAQALSRLKRFDEARACYDTLLTLEPGSADACFSYGNLLNAAGDASGAIERFRQALALQPDFTRAHVNLGSALGNGGAYQEAEHHYRQAVALDPAPAHLVCLGAALGMQGRHDEEEAFYQQALALDPEQADARQNLAWLYLKRGDYLRGWAEYAKRWRPADYSAITADGIAKWQGEPLAGRRLLIVGEQGFGDHFQFLRFARQLEEHGAHVEACVREPLLEIIQRTPGLKRAWSGPPRGHYDFWVSMMDLPFYLGTELSSIPADIPYLFTDPEKIAAWQPRVEAAARHKRARVGLAWQGSPAGLPSRMMPFATLAPLCEDTDIAWFSLQKGPARHQTDTVPASLRPIDFTDDLHNFADTAALIMNLDLVLTIDTGIAHLAGALGKPVWIMLPVGADWRWLDQREDSPWYPTARLFRQLAHDDWPAVIARVREALRTTFP is encoded by the coding sequence ATGCCATCCAACCATCCCACCTCTGGCATTGCGCCCGATACCTCCGCGCCCACACTGTTGACAGCAGCGCTCGAAGCCCACCGCAATGGCCAGCTCACCCAGGCGGAAACGCTTTATCAGCAGACTCTCGCCCAGGCACCGCAACAGGCTGACGCACTGCATTACTACGGCGTGCTGCAATATCAGCGCGGGGCGTATCAGGCTGCCGCCGCGCTGCTCGACCAGGCACTCGCCATTAATCCGCACGCCGCCGAATGCATCAACAACCGTGGCTTGATCGCAGCCGCGCTCGGCGACCCAAAGGCCGCTTTACAGGCTTATCAAACCGCAGCGATGCTGCGCCCCGACTACACCGACGCCTGGTTCAACCTGGCCCAGGCGCTCAGCCGCCTCAAACGCTTCGATGAAGCCCGCGCCTGCTACGACACGCTCCTGACGCTTGAACCCGGTTCCGCCGATGCCTGTTTCAGTTACGGCAACCTGCTGAACGCCGCAGGCGATGCAAGCGGTGCGATTGAGCGTTTCCGCCAGGCCCTCGCGCTGCAGCCCGATTTCACCCGGGCGCATGTCAATCTCGGCTCCGCGCTGGGCAACGGCGGCGCCTACCAGGAAGCCGAGCATCACTATCGTCAAGCCGTCGCGCTCGATCCCGCGCCCGCCCATCTGGTATGCCTGGGCGCGGCGCTCGGCATGCAAGGCCGTCACGACGAAGAAGAAGCGTTCTATCAGCAGGCGCTTGCGCTCGATCCCGAACAGGCCGACGCCCGGCAAAATCTCGCGTGGCTTTACCTGAAACGCGGCGACTACCTTCGTGGCTGGGCCGAGTACGCCAAACGCTGGCGGCCCGCCGATTACAGCGCCATCACAGCCGATGGCATCGCCAAATGGCAAGGCGAGCCGCTCGCGGGACGTCGTCTGTTAATCGTTGGGGAACAAGGTTTCGGCGATCATTTTCAGTTTTTGCGCTTCGCGCGCCAGCTTGAAGAACATGGCGCTCATGTCGAAGCCTGCGTCCGCGAGCCCCTGCTCGAGATCATCCAGCGCACGCCTGGCCTCAAGCGCGCCTGGAGCGGCCCGCCGCGCGGCCACTACGATTTCTGGGTGTCGATGATGGACCTGCCGTTCTATCTCGGCACCGAACTATCGAGCATTCCGGCTGACATCCCCTACCTGTTCACCGATCCGGAAAAAATCGCCGCCTGGCAGCCTCGGGTTGAAGCGGCCGCGCGGCACAAACGCGCCAGGGTTGGGCTGGCATGGCAGGGCAGCCCAGCCGGATTGCCCAGCCGGATGATGCCGTTCGCCACGCTCGCGCCGCTATGCGAAGACACCGATATCGCCTGGTTCTCGCTGCAAAAAGGTCCGGCCCGTCACCAAACCGATACCGTTCCCGCGTCTCTGCGCCCCATCGATTTCACCGACGATCTGCATAATTTCGCGGATACCGCCGCGTTAATCATGAATCTGGATCTGGTGCTGACCATCGATACCGGTATTGCGCATCTGGCCGGTGCGCTGGGCAAGCCCGTATGGATCATGCTGCCGGTCGGGGCAGACTGGCGCTGGCTCGACCAGCGCGAGGATTCGCCGTGGTATCCCACGGCGCGGCTCTTCCGTCAGCTCGCGCACGACGACTGGCCCGCCGTGATCGCGCGCGTGCGCGAAGCGTTACGTACAACCTTCCCTTAA
- a CDS encoding winged helix DNA-binding protein — MTRSLTRFVASEHLVSDTSEELSELEYGLIMAGNAFNRWMMRCMLAAGGKDMTPIEISVLHHVGHRERRKRLADICFVLNIEDTHIVTYALKKLVTGGYVKSEKIGKEVFFSTTDAGQALCLEYREVRESCLIAVLRESGLSNEQIGVAAHILRHASGLYDSAARAAASL, encoded by the coding sequence ATGACGCGTTCGTTAACCCGGTTTGTTGCTTCGGAACATCTTGTTTCGGATACGAGTGAAGAGCTGTCCGAACTGGAATACGGCCTCATCATGGCGGGCAATGCTTTTAACCGCTGGATGATGCGCTGCATGCTGGCTGCGGGCGGTAAGGACATGACGCCGATCGAGATTTCCGTGCTGCATCATGTGGGGCATCGGGAGCGCCGCAAACGGTTGGCGGACATCTGCTTCGTGCTCAACATCGAAGACACGCACATCGTTACTTATGCGCTCAAGAAGTTAGTGACAGGCGGGTATGTAAAAAGCGAAAAAATCGGCAAGGAAGTGTTTTTTTCGACGACGGATGCAGGACAGGCTTTGTGCCTCGAGTATCGTGAAGTGCGTGAAAGCTGCCTGATCGCCGTGTTGCGCGAAAGCGGTCTTTCCAATGAGCAGATCGGGGTTGCGGCGCACATACTGCGGCACGCGTCCGGACTGTACGATTCGGCGGCGCGGGCTGCCGCCTCGCTTTAG